The following nucleotide sequence is from Ahniella affigens.
GCCGCCGGTGCCACCCTGATCAACACGGGCATTGGCTGGCACGAGGCGCGGATACCGACCATCGTCACGTCGGTGCCGCGCGGCGCGTTTACGTTTGTGACGGCGAAGATGAAAGCGTCGGTCAAGATTCCCTTGATCACGACGAATCGCATCAACATGCCGGCCGTCGCCGAGCAGATTCTGGCGCGCGGTGAGGCCGACATGGTGTCCATGGCGCGGCCGCTGCTGGCCGATTCGGCCTGGGTCCGGAAGGCCGAGTCGGGCCGGGTCGACGAGATCAACACCTGCATTGCGTGCAACCAGGCCTGTCTCGATCATGTGTTCGAGAACCGGCGGGCGAGCTGCCTGGTCAATCCACGGGCATGCCACGAAACCGAACTCGTGATCAAGCCGACCGGCAACAAGCAGAAGATGGCGGTCATTGGTGCCGGCCCGGCTGGTCTCGCGGCGGCTACGACTCTGGCCGAGCGCGGGCACGAGGTGCACTTGTTTGATGCAGCTCCGGAGATTGGCGGACAGTTCAATATGGCCAAGATCATTCCCGGCAAGGAAGAATTCCACGAGACGATTCGCTACTTCAAGCGCAAGCTTGAGACCACGGGCGTGCACGTCACGCTAGGCCAGCGCGTCGATGTGGATGCGTTGAAAGGCCAGGGCTTTGCGCAAGTGATCGTGGCGACCGGCATCACGCCGCGCACGCCGAAGATTGATGGCGCCGACCGGTCGAATGTCTACAGTTATCTCGATGTGCTGCTGCACCAAAAACCGGTAGGCAAGCGGGTCGCCATTATCGGTGCTGGCGGCATTGGCTTTGATGTGGCGGAGTTTCTCGTGCATCAAGGCGAATCGCCATCGCTCGATCCCACGCAGTGGCTCAAGGAATGGGGCGTTGATCAAACGCTCACCGCGCGTGGCGGTGTCGACGGCGTGCGGCCCCATCCGGAGGCGCCGGCTCGTCAGGTTTATCTCATCCAACGCACACCTGGTGCGCCGGGCAAGCGGTTGAACAAGACCTCGGGCTGGGTGCATCGGGCAACGCTGAAGATGAAGCAAGTACAGATGATTGGTGGCGCCGAATATCACCGCATCGATGACCAGGGCTTGCATGTCACGATTGACGGTCAACCGAAGACGCTGGAAGTCGATCACGTTATCCTCTGCGCGGGCCAGGAGCCGAATCGCGGCTTGTACGATGCGTGTGTCGCGGCCGGATTACCGGTGCACAAAATCGGCGGATGCGACGTGGCGTCGGAGTTGGATGCGAAGCGCGCGATCGATCAGGGCACGCGGCTGGCAGCGGCGCTGTAAGCTACGGACAAAGCGATCAGCATTGGGTCAGGCGCTCTTGCTTGCAAAGGCGTGTGCCGGCCGAATCGCGTCAAAACCTCGGGTGCGCGCTCTCTCTCTCACGCGAGTGGGAGCGGGCTGCTGTGAGGGCTGCTTGCCATCAGCATGGTCACACGTGCAGACTGCTGGCGCTGCAAGAACCAGGGCTAGCGTCTGCTTACGAGAGGGTCT
It contains:
- a CDS encoding NADPH-dependent 2,4-dienoyl-CoA reductase, whose amino-acid sequence is MTHAQFPNLLKPLDLGFTTLRNRVLMGSMHTGLEDRAGDYDKLAAYFGERAEGGVGLIVTGGIAPNLVGWLAPFGGKLSWPWEVSRHKKVTRAVHQHGGKICMQILHAGRYGYHPFSVAPSKIKAPISKFTPRALSAGGVEAQIKAFVRAAAYARDAGYDGVEVMGSEGYLINQFLCARTNQRTDEWGGSAENRMRFPVEIVRRMREKVGKDFIIIYRLSMLDLVDNAQSWDEIVTLAQKIEAAGATLINTGIGWHEARIPTIVTSVPRGAFTFVTAKMKASVKIPLITTNRINMPAVAEQILARGEADMVSMARPLLADSAWVRKAESGRVDEINTCIACNQACLDHVFENRRASCLVNPRACHETELVIKPTGNKQKMAVIGAGPAGLAAATTLAERGHEVHLFDAAPEIGGQFNMAKIIPGKEEFHETIRYFKRKLETTGVHVTLGQRVDVDALKGQGFAQVIVATGITPRTPKIDGADRSNVYSYLDVLLHQKPVGKRVAIIGAGGIGFDVAEFLVHQGESPSLDPTQWLKEWGVDQTLTARGGVDGVRPHPEAPARQVYLIQRTPGAPGKRLNKTSGWVHRATLKMKQVQMIGGAEYHRIDDQGLHVTIDGQPKTLEVDHVILCAGQEPNRGLYDACVAAGLPVHKIGGCDVASELDAKRAIDQGTRLAAAL